In the genome of Luteitalea pratensis, the window GCGGTTCCCTGCGGTCGCCACTCCGCTCGGCGATCGCCATGAGCGTTCCTAATGCCAGCCCAGCCTGCGAGAAGCCTTCCCTGTTCAAGCGCGGCAACTGCGCCACGTCCGACTTCGGGTCCGACATGTTGCCGTTCCACGCCACGCCAGAGGACATCTGGAGCAGGTGCCTGAGCGTGACACCGTCGTACGACGTACCCGCCAGCGAGGGCACGTACTTGCCGACCTCATCATCGAGCGTGGCGATGCGGCCATCGCGGATCGCGGCACCGAACAGCATCGACGTGACGGACTTGGCGGCCGACCACGACTCCCATCGCGTCTCGGCAGTGTGGCCGCGCGCGTAGCGTTCGAGGACAATGCGCCCGTCGCTGATGACCAGCACCCCGACCACGTTGAGGCTGGTCATGAAGTGTTCGAGGTCGTGGGTCGTCCCGCGGAAGGTGTCGGGTTTGCTTCACGCCGTCTTGTCAGACGTCGCCATGGGCCCGGTATGCATGATCAGGCCGCCCATCAGCGTCCGCGACAAGGCGACGCCGGTTTTTAAGATTCGAGCCGGTTTGTCGAATTACAACCAGGGCCTCATCACGCTACGGCCTCGGCTCGACGTTGTCGTCTCACGCGACGGCGCTGAGCTTCTGACTGACATCGGTCGTGTCGGGCGAGGCGTGTCACGGCTCCAGGCCGGCAGTGAATCCTCCGCCTGTAGCCTGCGGCGGGTTGGCTGATTTCGGCCCGCTGACGGCGCCCGAGCCGATCGCGCAAGGTCGGTCCGGGGCTCCCGTGCCCCCTGACGCGGTTCTCCTGAGGAGTCGCCGAGGACCCATGTCCGAAAGCAAGAGTCGTAGATGGACAACCGAGGAACTCGTGCTGCTCCTGTTCCCTTTGAAGAGCGACGCCCGATGAGTGACGGTCCTGCTCCTTGTGCACCTGGCCCCGGAGACTACGTCGTCCTCTACCAGCGGCAACGTCCGTCCGGCAATCCGCGTCTCGCCCTGATCCGGCTCTCGGATAAGGCGACCCAGAGTGTGATTCGGACCACGTTCGAGTCCGTCGTCGAGGCCGGCCCCCGCTTCGAAGACGAGGCCCGACTGATGGCCGCAGCGTCCAGCACACGCGGCTACCGCTGCGTTGACGGGCTGTACACCCCGCTGGACGCCACGGTCGACGACCATGACGCCTAAGAGAGCCGCCGGCGGGCAGGTGGACGAGGCGCCAGCGCTGTCTGACCCGCCGACGAGCGACGAGAACTGTTCGACGCGCCGAATCGCGTCGATGACCGCCGAGCGTCGCGGTAGCTACCGGGTCATTGGCCCATTCGAAGTGACTTGGAGCGGACGCTCGGGGGACCGCCACGTGCGCGTCGCGGACTTCAGTCTCACTGGATGTTTCGTGGAGGATATTGCCGCGCCGGCCACGGGCGAGCGGGTGACGCTCACGCTGCGAGTTCCAGGCGGCGCCCCCATCGAAGCGGCCGGGCGCGTGGCCTACGTCAATCGTCCACTCGGGTTCGCAGTGGCCTTTGAGGAGGACGATCACCTTGCGAGCGAACTGGCGTCGGCTGCGCGTCGGATCACGCAACAGCGCCGTTGATGGCCGATCCGCCGCGTCCTGATCTACCTTTCGCCGTGGCCAAATACCCAACAGGCGAAGCGCTTCGGCTGGACTCACCCCGGTGGTTCAAGGGCGCATCGCGCGGCTCGCAGCGGCTTTGCCGCATCAAGCGGCGATCCAGCGGTCCATCCGCAACTAGCTGGTCCAAGCGCGACACGCCCCACGCTGCTGTCTGTGGAGGCTCGTCTCTCATAGGCCGACTGAGGCGAAAGCCGACGACGTGGAACGCACCTCTCGGATGCGCCCGCGTGCTACGCTGAGATCGAACCGCTTGGTACTCGGCCGCAACCTCTCCGGATAGGGCGCTCTCCCGACAACTCTTGATCGTTCAAGGCGCTCGATGCGGTTGCGCACCCGCGCCGCGAGCATTGCCTTCCAGGAGCTGCTGCATGACGCTCGAGTTCACCGGCCAGATGTTGTGCTCGGCCGGCGTGAGTTATTTCCACGTCTATCCCAACGGCGACGTGTATCGCTGCCTGGCCGACTACAACGCCCGCCGGCCGCCGATGTTCAACCTGAAGCGCGACGGCTGGAAGGGTGCCGTCGATCCGCCCGTGTGCGATCACGAGCGCTGCTACAACGCCTGCGACCTGGATTGGACGACCAAGTGGCAGGTTGATGGCCAGGGCCGTCTGGAGAAGACCTTCGAAGGCCAGCGGAAGGACATCGAGAAGGAGGTCTCGCTGCTGCTGTGCTCGCAGCGCCTGGAGTCGCCGCAGCGCCGGATGGCCTACTTCATCTGGTCACCGACGCTGGCGTGCAACTACACGTGTGCCTACTGCGGCTGCGCGGCCGGGGAGAAGCGGGTCAGGCACGACTTTCCCTCGTCGTACCCCGAGCTCTCCGTTGCCGAGTGGATCGGTATCTGGAGCGACATCCTGGAGCGCTTCGAGTACGGCATCCTCAGCATCACGGGCGGCGAGCCGCTGCTCAGCGAAGCGACGATCCCCGTGCTCAGCCGGGTCACGAAGAAGTTCGCCTGCTACATCACGTCCAACATCAGCCGCAACATCATGGAGTTCACCCGCAGCAGCATCCGTCCGCGGGGGCCGAGTGAGATCGAAGGCTTTGGCCAGGTGCCGGTCGGCCTCGCCGGGATCAACTGCAGCCTTCACCCGACCTCCAAGGGCTTCAACTGGGAGCTCTTCAAAGGTGCGGTCCTCTTGCTGCAACATGCGGGCTTCCATGTCTCGGTCAACTACGTCGGCTATCCGCTCCAGCTCTATCTGGCGCCCACGTACAAGGCGTGGTGCGAACAGAACGCGATCGAGTTCACGCTGTCGTCCTGGCAGGGTGTGGACAACGAAGGCACCGTCGCGCGCTACTCCCTCCCCGAGCGGACCTTCTTCGAGGAGATCGCGCCCTCGCATCGCAAGAAGGCGAACGAGCTCGTGTTCATGGAGTGCAGCTACGACGTGATGTTCGACGACCCGGTCACGCATGTGCTGATGGCCGACATCCTGACGCTGACGGGTCGCATCCGTAACCTGTCGCCTACCGTGTGGCAGGTCGGCAGCGGGCCCGGCCGGTGGAGCGTCGCCGGCTATCTCACCCGCGTCGGGCAGCGCAAGAAGTGGCTGCGCGAGTTGCGCACCAGCCCCCTGGACTGCGGGGTGCCGCAGAACGGTGAACTGGAGTTCGCCCTGCGCATCGACACCGGCGGGCTGCCGGCCGGCACTTACGAGGTGTGGGTCGACATGCTGATGGAGGGCCAGTACTGGATGGCGTTTCACGGCGCGGTTCCGGGCGCCGCCACCCTCCGGATCGAGACGTTCAGCCACGAGATCGCGGTGGACGCCGACGCCGTGACCCTGTCGCCCGGAGGCACCGCCGTTTTGACGGGCACCGTGCGGAACACCTGCAGCAAGCCGTGGCCGGAGGGCGCGGGCGCCGAGCCGCTGAAACTTGGCGCCCGCCTCTCCCGGTCGTCCGTCACGGGCGAGGCGGTGGGCGAATTCCGTACGCCTCTGGAACGGCTGCCGGAGACCCCGGAGGATATGGTCGCCTTCCGCCTTGTCCTCGATCCAGAAGAGCTGCAACGCGGCGAGTACGCGCTCAGTATCGACATCGTGAAGGAGGGCCAATTCTGGCTGGCCGACAAGGGGGCGACGGCCACGGTCATCCCGGTGGTAGTCGCGTGACGGGACGCACGTGAGTGCAAAGAGCCCCAGATGGACCGCCGACGATCGGTTGTCGCATCACGCACCTGTGGAGGAGATCGCCGCCGCACTGCGGCGAACATGGGCCGGAATGAGGACATCGCGGCCGTAGAGGCCGTAGGCAAACAAAACACGAAACTGCTACCATTGGCGCGGTCATGGCGCCCACGGTGTGCACCGTCCGCTTCGAAGATGCCGAAGGTACCGTGCACACCGTGACGGTGTCAGCCGCCAGCCTCTACGAAGCCGTCGGACTGGCGGTGCAGGCCTTCGCGGCACAACCCTGGACGCCACCGATTCCAGCCGCCGCGCCACTCACGGTCGAAGTCCGTCCCACGTCAGTGGAACACCGCGTCACCATGCAGCGCGTGCGGCAGTGGGCCGCGGCCACGGCGACCTCTCCCGCCGACCGGCTCCACCGCCAACGCGTCGGCGCATTGCTCGCCGGTCGTTGATTCGTGTCTCACGCCTCACGTCGCAGGTCTCAAGCCTCAAGCCTCAAGCTTCAAGCTTCAAGCTTCAAGCTTCAAGCTTCAAGCCTCAGGTCTCAGGTCTCAGGCCTTCAGGTCTGGCCGGCAGGGGCGCCACCATGCGAACGGCGCCGGCGCGCAGCCGGTAATGGCAGCGTGACGCGTCGAGCACCTCCCCGTCGGTGTTGATCCGGATCGTTCGCGCGAAGGTCATCGACACCTCGCGCGTGCGGAAGTAGGACACGTCCTCGTCGTCCACGTGGCCGCCCGACGAGAGCCGCGGCAGCAGCGCCAGGAAGTCGAGCGTCGACGTCGCCCGCACCAGGCACACCTCCATCACGCCGTCGTCGGGACGAGCCGTCGGCGCGAGCTGGTGGCCGCCACCGATGTAGGGGCCATTGCAGACGGCGAAGAGTTGCAGGTCGGCCTCGATCACACGGCCGTCGGCTTCGACGCGGACACCCACCGGTTCGTACTCGAGCACGGCCCGTGCGCCGCCGATGAGATACGCGAACGACCCGACGGCCTGCTTCAGGTCGCTCGTGACGTTGGCAGACGTCTCGGCCGTGAACCCGCCCGCCGAGGCGTTGAGGAACACACGTTCTCCGAGAGAGATTACGTCCACCGCACGCGTCGTTCCGTCTACCAACGCCGCGACTGCCACGTCATGATCGTCGATGCCGAGCGATCGTGCGAAATCGTTGCCTGTACCGAAAGGCAGCAGGCCGATCGCGCACCGCGACAACGCCTGGGCCACTGATGCGACGCCATTGACGACTTCGTTGAGCGTGCCGTCACCGCCGGCAGCGACGACGACGTCGGCTCCGAGACCGACCGCCTGTCGCGCCAGCCGTTCGGCATCACCCTGCCCCGTCGTCTCACGCACGTCCACCTGATGCCCTGCGGCACTCAACTGCTGGCATGCGCCCTCAACCGGCGACCCGTCCCGGGCGGTACCGGCGGCGGGGTTGACGATCACGGTCACGCGCATGGCCGGGCGTCAGGGCTTCGCATTCCGACGCTGACGCGGCCGCGATTGGCGGACCGGCAGCCAACCCCGCAGGCGCTGCCAACTGCGTGCGGGCGACGGCACACCGGCTCGCACCTGCCCGATGAGTTGTTGTGCGAGAACTCTTCCCTTATCGAGGCCTTCCGCCGTGTAGCGCGACAGACTGTCCGCCGTCACTTCGGTACCGCCGATCGCCCACGCGGTCAGGCCTCGACCCATCGCGTAGGTGCCGGCATACGCGATGGCGACCTTCGGTACCAGGCCGGCGATGGGAATGAGGCCGACCAGCTGGCGCGCGACCTGCCTGAACATGAAGCCACCGCCGATCACGCCGAGAATTTCGGTCAGCATCGAGCGGGGGTCGTCGTCGCGGCCCGCAGCGAGCGAGATCTTGTAGCCCATGATCAGCTGGTTCTTCGTGAGGATGACCATGTCGCCGAGGTTGAGTGGCGCGGTCAGCACCGGGATCGTCTCGGCCAGCCCTGTCGTCACGGCGAACGAGGCGTTGGCCTTGGCGGTCTCGTCGACGACCGTGTCAGCGACAACCTGGCGGAATACGGGTAAAGCCGCGGCCAGCGCCAGGCGGGCGTCGCCTTCCACCAGCCCGACGATCGCCGACAGCAATGGCCGGGGCGCGTTCATCACGTCGACAACCGCGATACGGGCCTGCTCGGCGACGCGACGTGCACCGGCCTCTGGAGCGTCGGTACCGAGGATCAGCGTGATGCGAGGGACGCTATCGCGAATGCAGTGCTCGTCGGCGGCCTTCATCCGCACCGAGAGGTCCGGCGTCGCACTCGCCAGCACGGCGATGAGCGGGGTCGTCGGGCGTTGTCGTGCGTTTTCCGGATCGACAGCGACGACGTAGGGGTGGACGGCGCCACCGGCAACGGCGCCCAGGCCGGCTCGGACACGCTGCCCGACCGCGTCGTCCTCGGCGATGACGAGCAACTCGAATGGCATCCGTGCGGACGCCCGGATGCGCTCGAGATCGACGTCGCTGATGACACGCCAGAGATTCGCCAGCTTCAACGACGACATGGGGCTGCAGTGTACCCGCGTCGCCGCAGCGCGTCACGCCCGCGGCGGGGGATCACGCCTCCTCTTCCATGAAACCATCGCGCAACCGGATGATGCGTCCGCCGAATTTGGCGTTCTCTTCCGAGTGCGTGACCTGCACGATCGTCGTACCGCGATCGTTGAGTTGTTTGAACAGCTTCATGATGTCGTGCGCCTGCGATGAATGCAGGTTGCCCGTCGGCTCGTCGGCGAGGACTACCGACGGGCTCGCCGCGACGGCTCGGGCCACGCCCACCAGTTGCTGCTGGCCGCCCGACAACTGGCTCGGGTAGAGATCCTTCTTGGCGACGATGTGGAACCGGTCCAGGACCTCGGCGACGATGCTCTGGCGATCGGAGGACTTGACGTCGCGATATGACAGCGGCAGTTCGATGTTCTCGTAGACCGTGAGGTCGTCAAGCAGGTGATAGCTCTGGAATACGAACCCGATGTGGCGCTTCTGGAGCGCCAATCGCGACTTGTTCGGCAACGCGTGAATGGGATGCCCCATCAGCGAATAGCTGCCGCGCCAGTCCGAGTCGTGCATGCCGAGGATGTGCAGCAGGGTGGACTTGCCGGCCCCCGACGGACCCATGATCGAGACGAACTCGCCCTCACGGATGTCCAGCGAGATGCGGCGCAGCAGGAAGAGCTGGCCCGCGCCCTGCGGAATCGACTTTTCGACGCCCCTGAGCGAGATCAGCGCCCCCGGGTTGGCGGCAGGTGCGTCAGGCACGTCGGGTACGGGAGCGGGAGACGGGGTTGATCGTTTGAAGAGCACGCTGCTTCCACCCTACCGCATTGCATCGGTCGGCTGCACGCGCGCGGCCCGTCGGGCCGGCACGATGCACGCCACCAGGGCCGCGGCACCGAGCAGCGCCGCGACCATCGTGAATGTGAGCGGGTCGAGGCCGCCGCCCGCGAAGGCCGACAGCTGACTCGCCAGGAGCCTCAGCAGCACGACGCTGCCCAATCCGCCGACGGCCAGGCCGACGGCGACCAGTCCGAGCCCAGTGCGCCCTATGTCCTGCACGATTTGTGC includes:
- a CDS encoding serine hydrolase, whose amino-acid sequence is MTSLNVVGVLVISDGRIVLERYARGHTAETRWESWSAAKSVTSMLFGAAIRDGRIATLDDEVGKYVPSLAGTSYDGVTLRHLLQMSSGVAWNGNMSDPKSDVAQLPRLNREGFSQAGLALGTLMAIAERSGDRREPPGRPAPPAGRFRTYRF
- a CDS encoding PilZ domain-containing protein, whose product is MTPKRAAGGQVDEAPALSDPPTSDENCSTRRIASMTAERRGSYRVIGPFEVTWSGRSGDRHVRVADFSLTGCFVEDIAAPATGERVTLTLRVPGGAPIEAAGRVAYVNRPLGFAVAFEEDDHLASELASAARRITQQRR
- a CDS encoding diacylglycerol/lipid kinase family protein — translated: MRVTVIVNPAAGTARDGSPVEGACQQLSAAGHQVDVRETTGQGDAERLARQAVGLGADVVVAAGGDGTLNEVVNGVASVAQALSRCAIGLLPFGTGNDFARSLGIDDHDVAVAALVDGTTRAVDVISLGERVFLNASAGGFTAETSANVTSDLKQAVGSFAYLIGGARAVLEYEPVGVRVEADGRVIEADLQLFAVCNGPYIGGGHQLAPTARPDDGVMEVCLVRATSTLDFLALLPRLSSGGHVDDEDVSYFRTREVSMTFARTIRINTDGEVLDASRCHYRLRAGAVRMVAPLPARPEGLRPET
- a CDS encoding ABC transporter ATP-binding protein; this translates as MISLRGVEKSIPQGAGQLFLLRRISLDIREGEFVSIMGPSGAGKSTLLHILGMHDSDWRGSYSLMGHPIHALPNKSRLALQKRHIGFVFQSYHLLDDLTVYENIELPLSYRDVKSSDRQSIVAEVLDRFHIVAKKDLYPSQLSGGQQQLVGVARAVAASPSVVLADEPTGNLHSSQAHDIMKLFKQLNDRGTTIVQVTHSEENAKFGGRIIRLRDGFMEEEA